In Chitinivibrionales bacterium, the genomic window TGGAGGGTGCGCAAGAGCGCATTGTCACTTCGTTCCTGAATGAAGGTAGTTGCGCTCCGCGCATTCAATTATATCATCTGCATTTTGCCGGCCGGCCCCCTTGTAAAGGCGAAGCATGCCTTTACAAGAGGGGAACGCCCGGATCTTACCGGCTTATCACTGTCAATTCGAATTAATCGAAAAATCCGTGAACTTGAACACCGCGTTCGTGCTGTTCGTCGAAACGATTTCCACGCCGAAACACAATTGCCCCAGCGTCGAATTCGCCGCGAGCCATCCCTTTGACATTGTCCACTTGAAGATTGCGAGCACGTCGATGGTGCCCGACGTGAACACGGCCGTTGGCACGAAGGCGATATAACCGTTGCTTGACGTTTTCCATACATTGTAGAGCCGGCCGCCGACAGTCACCGTATCCGCCTTGCTGCCTGACGGCACCTGGCCGTAGTTCTCGGTCCAGATCATGAACTCGGTGCACCCGGGCGTTGCGACGCCGTTGGTCCAGATGTCGTACGCCACGTCGTAGATGCCCACGTGCGGGCTCGCGGCCGCGAACGAGCTCGTGAGGGAATTGAACGAGCTGATCGCCACGTTGCTGTAGTCCATGTGGACGTTCGGATACGTCTTGACCGCGCCGTCGCCGCTGTTGTTGTTCATGTTGCCGACCACGTACCAATTGTGGTACGAGCACGCGTACAGGGTTTCGGCGCACGCATAGGAGCCGCAGTTCCACATATTGTTGTGGACATAATAGCCGCCGTTGTTCCAGCCGCCGTTCGGGTCGCCGGTCTTGAACGCGGGGTTCGTGCATGCGGCGACCAGGGAAATGACGCACACCTGGTTTACAAGCGAATAGGAGGAAATGAACTTCTTGAACGTGGTATACCCGGGTTTTGTTGCGGTAAGCGTGTCGGCAACGGCACTTATTTTATCAAGCGAGGGTCCTTGCGGCCCGGCAGGCGTCCGGATTCCGGTCCCGGAGGCCAAGGAGCCGTACAGGGACATTTTAAAAAGTTCCGTCCAATCGCCGATCCCAAGTTTGACAAGGTACACTCCCGCCCGCAGCTGCCGCGACGGGAGCACAAGCGAATATGCGCCTCTGTCAAGCATCCGGTCCAGCGCCTGGGAAACGAGCCGGCCGTCCATGGAATAGACGGCGATGTTCACCGCAGCGGGGTTGGGGACAAAAAAATGCGCCGCGCCGCCTGCGATAAATGCGGAGATTGAATTCCCGTGCGGCCGCATTGAACCGATAACGGAGCTCTTTACCAGCGCGAATATGCCGTTTGCGTTTGAGGTGGACGAGACGCCGGCGCTCACCAGGCTCACGGTCGCGCCGGGGACGGCATTGTTCGAGTCGTCTACAACGGTGCCCGTGATGTTGATGTCCTGGCCTTGTGCGTGAAGTGCAGCCGCCGTAAGAAACGAGAATAGGATGGTTATTTTTTTGGTCATTCCTGCCCCCTGTTGAAGGAAAAAGGCCGGACGAGCATCAGGCTGCTCCAGGAGGAAATATAGGCGTTTTAACGGTGATTGTCAAATCTGAAAACTCGCCGTGATTTCAACCGGTTCAAATGGATTGTTTTGGATCGGCAATCAATGACGGATATAGAACCGCGCCTTGAGGCGGCGCGGGGCGGCGTATCTGCAGCGGGGAAACCCCCGGACGGTCATAAATTTTTAGGACGAAATAAACTAAAAACCCCCGTTTCCCATCAATCATTTTTAAACCATGAAACCCGTTTCAATAGGCAGCGTCGCCCTCGGCGAAATCCCGCGCGTGGTCGCCATCGTCGACGAGTTTTTCGACATGCGGCGCATCGGCGAGCTTAAAAAAACAGGCGTTGATATTCTTGAAATACGGGTTGACAAGCTCGGCGCCGACATCCCGGCGCTGTGCGTTTTCATTGACAAGATAAAAAAGACTTTCGCGTTCCCGTGCATCGGCACGGTGCGCGAGACCGCCGAAAACAAGGACAAACGGATTGACATCTTCACGGCGATCACGCCCTTTGTCGACGCCGTCGACATCGAGGGCGACACGCCGATAAACCGGCAGGTGATCGCCCTTGCGGCGGGGAAAACGGTCATCGTGTCGGAGCACGATTTTGAGAAAACGCCCGACGCGGCGCACCTCGAGGCGCTCGCGGCAAGGGCTGAGTCGCTCGGCGCGGACATCGTCAAAATCGCGGCCATGGCCAAAAGCCGGCACGACGTGGCGCGCCTCATGGCGTTCACGGCGGCCGCAAACAGGAACATGGTCGCCATCGCCATGGGGGAATTCGGCGCCATCTCCCGCGTTCTGGCGCCGGTGTTCGGCTCGCTCTTTACTTACGGGTATGTGACCAGGTCCGTTGCGCCGGGCCAGCTGCCGGTGGCACGGCTCGTGGATGAACTGCGTCTTTTCTACCCGGCATTCAAGGCGAAAGGCGGAACGCCATGATGGCGCAGGGGCTTGCGGCCGGGAAAAACGGGGTAACGGCGAGCGTGAATACATCGCCGCCAAGGAATCCGAAGAGCGCCGAGCTGCGGCTACAGCGCCTTCTCGCCGAGCACGAACTGCTGAAAAAATTCATCGCCACGCATTTGTATATCCACATCAAGGAGGAGTTCGGGTTTCCGCCCGAAAAATACCACCTTGTCTTCCGGGTGGACGGCCTGCTTCAGGCGGGGAAGTCGATCGAGCCGAAAA contains:
- the aroD gene encoding type I 3-dehydroquinate dehydratase codes for the protein MKPVSIGSVALGEIPRVVAIVDEFFDMRRIGELKKTGVDILEIRVDKLGADIPALCVFIDKIKKTFAFPCIGTVRETAENKDKRIDIFTAITPFVDAVDIEGDTPINRQVIALAAGKTVIVSEHDFEKTPDAAHLEALAARAESLGADIVKIAAMAKSRHDVARLMAFTAAANRNMVAIAMGEFGAISRVLAPVFGSLFTYGYVTRSVAPGQLPVARLVDELRLFYPAFKAKGGTP